A region of the Clostridium estertheticum subsp. estertheticum genome:
TCTCACCTAAGGTTTTAGCGCTACCCATGTCACCACTGCTTACTTTTAGCTTATTTATAAAGTTTATAAAATTAAACAATCCCTTATAACTTGTCTCTTCATATTGCCTTGCCCTTTGAAAAAGCACTCTTAAATTTGCTTGTCTTTGAGTGCCTCCTGGCATGGCTCCTATATAACCGTAATAACCAGTGTCCGTGTATAAATACCAGATGAACTCATCGATAGGCATATATGTGCATATGTCTCTAAAGTAATCCAATTTCTTTAGGAATCTTTTAAGTTTTTTATCCAAAGAATCTAGCTGTTTATCTTCTAAGTCGCAATTTTTATCCCCAATCTCTAATTTTTTATCCCCAGATTGATCTTCTTTATCCTCAGACCGTGTATCTTTAAAATCAACGAAATTTACCATTGCCTCATAAAAACTTACTTCCCTTTGCCCTATTCTTATATCACCTAGTTCCTCTGAGGTAAACCCTCCTATTGGGGAACGTAGTACTGAGAGCATTGGTATATCCTGCCTTGGGTTATCTATAATTTGAAGAAGACTCATAATTACTTGAATTTCTACGGTGCTAAAATAGCCTGTCCCTGTATCTGCATAAACTGGTATATTCTCAAGCTTTAATTGCGCGAGGAAAGAGGGTGCCCAAGCTGAGGTTGCACGAAGTAATATTACAATATCTTTATAGTCAACATCCCTATATTCTTTAATGTTTTTGTCATAAACTTTAAAAGCTTCGGTTTTACTCCCTTGATAATCCCTATGCGCCATTAATTCTTTTATTCTTTTTGCCACAATTCTTGCTTCAAGTTCAATGTTCGTTGGAGTTTCATCCTCATTTATGTTTACTTGGCCCCCACTTTCCTCTTCATTTTCGTCATTTTCTGAGTCCTTAATCTCTTTTTCAATAAGATGTAGTTCCACGGGGCCACCCACTATTCCTTGCCCAACTAATTCATCAAAATGCGCTCCTAAATTTAATGCTTCTTCATCTGTATAATCAAGATCTCCAATATTTTTGCACATTATTTGTTTGAAGATATAATTCACAGCATTTATAACTGTCTCTCGACTTCTAAAGTTTTTGTATAAGGTTATTTTTCTTGTTTTCGCACCTTCATCTTTAGAATAGCTATTATACTTGCCTAAAAAAAGCTCTGGCCTTGCTTGACGAAATCTATATATACTTTGTTTTACGTCTCCCACCATAAATACATTTGGAGATCCAATTTTTTCTCTTGAAATTATATTTAGTAAAGTTTCCTGCACCATGTTGCTATCTTGATATTCATCTATCAAAATTTCTTCATATTTATTCCTTAGCCCTATTGCTACTGAGGAAGGTTCTGGTTTTCCATCATCGCCTAAAACCACCTCCCCCTCCTCATCTTTTTTCATTAATATGTCGAGGCAGTAATGCTCAAAGTCATTAAAATCAATAATTGATCGTTCCTTTTTCTTTTCTCTGTACTTTTGTTGTAAATCTATAACAAGTTGAGATAATTCCATCATAAGTGGATATAATTCTCTTATATCTTCTAAAGAATCTTCTGAATTTGCATTCATTACTTGCTTTTGTAGTTCTTGTAATTGTTTTTTCACCTTATTTCTTATCTCTTGAACGACCTTTTGTTTTTCCTTGTCCTTGCATGCCTTTATACTAGGAAGTTTTGCAAAACTTAGCTCTTCAAAAGTTGTTGCCAAATTTTCAAAACAGTTATTCGCTGCACTTAAAAGATCCGCAATTAGAGCTAAATCCGACTTGAATACCTCATTATATAAAATTATAGCCTCATTGTCTTCTACATTTTTTAATGCTTTAACCATTACTTTTTCTATTCCTAGTAATTCTATTTTAGTATCATCCATTAAAACTTTTGCCCAAGGGGTATCGCTAAAGCTTACCCCATCTTTAATGTTAAAATTCTCAGCTGAATCTATTAGCCATTTATCTGGATCCGTTGAACTCATAGCAAAATTATAAAGGCTTAGAACTATTCCTTGAAGACCTAAATCCTCTTTATTGTTGCTATAAGCTTCAACCAGCTTTAAGAAAGTATTGGATTCTAGATTAGGAAATTTAGGGGTTAAAGGTATATCCGAAGAACTATTTTCTACTTCGCTCTTATTTTCGTCTTCAATTGCTATATACCTATCTTCAAATAATTCCTCTAAAGCTTCTTGCTTAAGAAGCACTGCTTCTGTTCCATCTGCTATTCTAAAATTAGGATCTAAATCTACCACATGAAAATTATTACGAATAACCTCAAGGCAAAATGAGTGAATAGTTGTAATGCTAGATTTATTTAACAATGTTAATTGTCTTTGTAGTAACTTGCTTTGTGGCTTATTATGAAGTTCCTTCGAGATCGCAGCAGCTATTCTCTCCCTCATTTCAGATGCAGCAGCATTGGTAAATGTAACTACTAGAAGCTTATCTATATCTGTAGGTCTGTCCTCATCTGTTACTATTTTTATTATTCTCTCAACTAGTACTGCAGTTTTACCTGAACCTGCAGCTGCAGCTACTAGGATATTGCAATCCCTTGTTAAAATAGCTTTTTGTTGATCATCCGTCCAAGTAACATCTGATTTCACTTCATTAATTTCATTATCATTTTTTATCATTATAACTCTCCACCCCACCTTCTTTTATATCTTCGCTTGCTTCATTTGATAAGAGCTCCCATATTTCCTTGTCCTTCCTATTCTTTATTATCTTATAAGTATTTTCTTTTAATGTAGGGTCAAATTGGCAAATAGCCGTATACTCACAATAACTACATGGTGTAATATCCTTTTTCTTATATGGTTTTATGTCTATTTCTCCAGAAAGCATTCCTTCACAAGTTTTTATAAGATTCTCCTTTACATGATTAAGCAGCATATCAAACTGCTCCTTAGTTGCAACTGATGATCTTGATCCTAATTCTCCATTTTTCTTAATGGATGCTGGCACAACTAGGGATGCACCTTCTATCTTTCTATCCATCTCCCTAATTATCTTAGTATCTGCTAGTAGCAACCCCTTCATTTTTAATGCTTTCATTATAGCTTTTTCTAATTCTTCCTCATCTAAATTATTTTTAGCCTTTATAACTGGGTCGTCTATTTTAAAATATAGTATACCGGCTGGAAAAATTGGCTCATCCACGCTTTTATTTGGTATAGCACTTTCTTTAGATAAAGCTTTCTCATTTCTAAGCATAGCATCCAAGTAAGTAAGTAACTGTATTTGAAGACCATAATATACATCAGATAATTTAAAATCCTTATTTCCAGATTTATAGTCTATTATCCTATAAAATTCTTCTCCCTCATTTATTAGCTTATCCACCCTATCAATTCTACCAACTAAATTTACGGTTTCACCTGTTGATAAATCTACTTGTATCGGCGGATAATCTCCCTCATTATTGCCAAAGGACACTTCATAACCAAAAGGTTCAAAGCCACTATTTTTCATCTGCTCAACTATTACGTAGATAGTTTTCTTTAAAACTCTTTTAAGTCTCTCCGTAAAGTACTTGTACCTAGGGGTACTGTTTAATATATACCCACTTGTACCCGTTTCCGCTTCTTTTTCTACAATATTTCCTATATTTTCCTCACACCAATCCCTATCAAGATCTGCCCACTTTATTTCACTTTTATCCACAAGTTTTGAAAAATCATCAAGCACGCTGTGCATAAAACTACCTAAATCCGGGGATGAAAATGTAAAAGTTTTTCTCTCTTTTGCTTTTAATCCATATTGAACAAAATATGCAAAAGGACATTCTTCATATTTTTCTATTCTAGATACACTAAAGTAATTTTTTTCTCCATAAAGTTGTTTTACTTTTTCTTTTTCAAGCATTTTCACTTCATTTTTATAGTCAAATCCTTGAAAAATGGTATTACTTTTTTCTCTCCATAATGGATCCTTTTGATACCATTTATAAACCGCGATCCAAAGTGGTGATATACAACCTTGCTCTAAATATCTTCTAAGCGCAAATATTAAATCATTAAATGTTGGTACTTTAGCACACACCTGATAAAAATCGCGTAACACATGTCTATCAAGTGCTTCATGTGCATTTCTTAATTTTTCCTTATTATGAGAGCCATCATTACTAAGAGTTATATTACTTTCCTCTATTAGATTTTTAAATAAGGCTTTAAACCTTGTTATTATAATAGAGGCCCTTAAAGTTTTACCTTCATAATCTGCTATAGGATAAGTTATATTTAAATATTTACTTGGAATGCTTATCGTTGCGTAGATTAAATACTGCTCATTAAACACCTCAGTTTTTGTGTCATTTGCAAGCTCCACACCCTTTTCTTTTAAAATCATTCTGTCGCTATCTGTAAATATCCCCTCTTCCTTACTTGCCTTTGGGAATACTCCATCATTTACCCCTATAATGTATAACGCTTTTATATCATGACTTTTTACACGCTCAACACTACTAATTGTTACTCCATCAAGCGCCGGTGGAATAAGCCCCATTTGATGTTTGCTAAATCCCATGGAAAGTACTTTTACGAAATCTTCAAGAGATAGGGTTTCTTTGCCAATAACCTCTACCATCTGATCCAGTAATTCCATAACTAGATTCCATATTTTACTGTACTCAGTGACAAGCTCCTGATCACCTTCTGCTTTAAAACCTTCTATCCATTCCTCTAAGGTTTTATATACATTTATAGACTCTAGGAATTCAAATAGAGTTGTACATATCTTTGTGACGGTCCCGCCCCCTTTTAATTTCTCCTTAAATTGTAATAATGGTATAATTATTTTGTCCCTGGTTTCATTTAATATTTTAATTGTAGACTCTACTTTTTCAGTTTCATCCTCACTTGCCTTATCATTGTTATAATAATTTCTAAAATAGTAATTTATTTTTTCCTGCCATAAATCGATTTCTGTCCATTTTCTTTTACCCTTTATTCCAGTTGCGATAATAAAGTTTTCTAATATATCTATATGCTGCTTTTTTATATCTAAAAGCCCTGTTTTAAGATACCTAAACATTGCTTCATAACTAAAGTTTTTAGTGAAAATCTCAATAGCTCCAGTTATTAAAACTATTAAAGGGTTACTTGTTATATCTTTTTTCTTGTCTATAAATAAAGGAATATTGTATTCCGTAAATACTGCTTTAACTAATTTCTCATAGGTTGGCAGATCTCTAGTAATCACTGCTATTTTGTTAAATCTTATATTCTCATCTCTACATATTCTTAAGATATCCCTAGCTACATATTCTACTTCACTGTAACCATTAAGAGCTTTAAATATCTTTATATTTTCACATTTCTTAACTAATGGTGTATACGGAAATGTAAAATAATTATTCTCAAGAAATGAAAGCTCGACATTATCTTTAAATTTACATTCTTTATTTCCTTGTAATTCTATAGGCGCTTCTATGCTTGTCCCACTATCCTGGGCTAAACTTAAAAGCTTATCTTCCGTAAACTTTATAGAATAAAATGCATCAGAGGGCTCCATAAATTTTGAATGTTCTGAGCTTTTTAATGGCAATGTTATATTTATTCTTTTAGCCTTTTTATATAATTTTTCTAGTACTTCATACTGCTGTGGTGTAAATCCTGTAAATTCATCAAGCCAGAACTCTGCTCCATCAAAAATGTTACATTCATCAAGTCGACTACATAAACGAGTCAAATCATCGTCAGGATCCACATAGTTTATGTTTAAAATATTATCAAACTCCCCATATATAAGAGATAAATCTATTATCTTATCTATAAGTAATGGGTTCGAACCTAGATCTTCTTTTACCTTATTTATGTCACCAATCGAAATACCATATTTCTTAAACTCAGTGATAACACTAGCTACATTATCTACAAAGCCCTTTTGCCTTGCTGCTCCTTTAAATACCTTGAATTCTTCTCCATTTTTTTGAAGTATACTATGAATAAGCATTGCCTTTCCTGAGGTATCCATAGGTTTAAGGGTTATGCCTCCAACTTCACTAAATACTTTGTATGCTAATCTATTAAAACTGAGTACTTGGACATTTTTTATTCCTGTTGATCCAACTACTTTTATAAGATTCTTTTCAGCTTGAAAAGAGAATTGTTCTGGGACCAAAAGTACTAGTGGTTTTTCAATTTCTTCCTTTTGCTTGCGTCTTATATCATCTAAGCAGAAAGTACTTTTCCCTCTCCCAGCTCCTCCATAGATAAATCTCAAACTCACAAAAACACGTCCCTTCCTTTTATATTTTATACGTTATTTATTTTAGTATATCTCTTATATATTATACCATGTATGATTTCTCTTAATGACTAACATCAACTTTTGTTCACAACATGTTAAACACCTCTCGATGCAATAATTACATTAAAATTCATTTATATACGATTATTGCATACAATGTATTAAGCGGCTAAGATGAATACATAAAACTTCATTTAAAGTATTATTATGCATACTATAATTGCTGTACTATATTGTTTATAAAAGGACTAAAAGGAGGTATACAGTGTATCATTTAAAAAATTTTTCTGAAGTTGAAGTAAACAACCTATTAGAAAAGATATTAGAAAAATATGATGATATTTGCAAATGCGAAAAGTGCAAATTAGATATTAAGGCCATAGCACTAAACTCTTTAACTACAAAATATACCGTTTCCGAAAAGGGAGAACTATACACGAGTGCCTTAGCTGAAATTAACAAACAGGAAACAATCGATGTTACTACTGCAATTACAAAAGCTATAGAGATAGTATCTACTAATCCAAAACATCTAGTTGACTTTTAGTATCGCCTTTGTAATCATTTACTCATTTTGTGATGGATTACGTGGGATAATTACAATACATTCTAGATAAATTTATATATATAAAAGGATTCATGTAGTGCGTTAAAATATATTAAGCATTACATGAATCCTTTTATTAAATTATTTTATCTATATTTATTTTTGTTTCTACTTTGTGCTTTGAAGTTTAGCTATTATAACCTCTTCCATCTCTACTAGTTTATCTTCTGCAGCTTTTAGAGTTTTTCCTTTAGAGTACATATATATTTTAATTTTTGGTTCTGTACCTGAAGGTCTTACTGCATACCAGCTATCATCATCAAAATAGAATTTTAGTACATTAGATTTTTCTATTCCACTAGGTTCTTCCGAGTTATTCAAGATGTCATAGGATTTCTCAACCTCATAATCTATAAACTTTGTAAGCTTTGAACTACCTATTGTTAATAAATAATCTTTTCTGTACTCCACCATCATTCTAGAAATTCTTTCTTGTCCTTCTATACCTTCTAAAACTAAAGATATTAAGTTTTCTCTATAATATCCAAACTCAACATAAATCTCATTTAATATATCTAATAAAGTTTTACCTTTTGATTTATAATAGGCTGCTGCTTCACATAAAAGCATTGATGCTATAACTGCATCTTTATCACGAACAAAGGTTCCAGCAACATAACCGATACTTTCCTCATATCCAAATATAAATTCAAAGCTATTGTCCTTTTTAAAATCATTGACTTTACCACAAATGTTTTTGAACCCTGTGAGTACTTCGAAAGTTTCTACACCATATTTGGTAGCTATTGCCCTGCCTAGATCCCCTGTTACTAAGGATTTAACTATAGCAGCATTTTTGGGAAGGGTGCCATTTTCTTTCATTCCTTCTATAACATACTTTATGAGTATAGCACCGGTTTGATTACCATTAAAGGCAACATATTCTCCAAGCGTATCTCTAACCATTATAGCAAGTCTATCACAATCTGGATCAGTAGCTATTAACAATTCTGCCCCTTCTTTTTTCCCAAGCTCCCTTGCATATTTGAAGGCTTTTACATCCTCTGGGTTAGGATACCCAACGGTTGTAAAATCTGGATCTGGCTTTTCTTGCTCTGGTACTACTATTATGTTAGTAAATCCTCTCTCCTTAAGGACCCTTCTTACAGGAACATTTCCAGTACCATTTAGAGGAGTGTATACAATTTTTATATCTTTATCTATATTGTCTCTTATAGCTAGCCCCTTTACTTTCTCCATGTACTCATCATCCATAGTTTTTCCAAGGATTACTATTAATCCTTTTTTCTTTGCTTCCTCAATATCCATAACTTTTATAGTGCTAAAGTCTGTAATACTCTTAATTTTTTCTGTTATTCCCTTTGCAGTAGATGATAAAATTTGTGCACCATCTTCCCAATATACCTTGTATCCATTATATTCTTTAGGATTATGACTAGCAGTCACAACAATTCCAGCAGCTGTATGTAACGTTCTTACTGCATAAGATAGTTCTGGCGTAGGTCTTAATTCTTCAAATAAATATGCTTTTATTCCATTTGCTGCTAATACTTGTGCTGCTGTAGCTGCAAATTTAACAGAATAATGCCTGCAATCATATGCTATTGCTACCCCTCTATCCATATACTCTTTTCCATATTCCTTAATATAATCTGCAAGCCCTTGCGTTGCTCTTGAAATAATATATATATTCATTCTGTTAAGTCCAGCACCTAACTTCCCTCTTAGTCCTGCAGTTCCAAACTCTAAATCCATGTAAAATCTGTCTTCAATCTCTTT
Encoded here:
- the addA gene encoding helicase-exonuclease AddAB subunit AddA; this translates as MIKNDNEINEVKSDVTWTDDQQKAILTRDCNILVAAAAGSGKTAVLVERIIKIVTDEDRPTDIDKLLVVTFTNAAASEMRERIAAAISKELHNKPQSKLLQRQLTLLNKSSITTIHSFCLEVIRNNFHVVDLDPNFRIADGTEAVLLKQEALEELFEDRYIAIEDENKSEVENSSSDIPLTPKFPNLESNTFLKLVEAYSNNKEDLGLQGIVLSLYNFAMSSTDPDKWLIDSAENFNIKDGVSFSDTPWAKVLMDDTKIELLGIEKVMVKALKNVEDNEAIILYNEVFKSDLALIADLLSAANNCFENLATTFEELSFAKLPSIKACKDKEKQKVVQEIRNKVKKQLQELQKQVMNANSEDSLEDIRELYPLMMELSQLVIDLQQKYREKKKERSIIDFNDFEHYCLDILMKKDEEGEVVLGDDGKPEPSSVAIGLRNKYEEILIDEYQDSNMVQETLLNIISREKIGSPNVFMVGDVKQSIYRFRQARPELFLGKYNSYSKDEGAKTRKITLYKNFRSRETVINAVNYIFKQIMCKNIGDLDYTDEEALNLGAHFDELVGQGIVGGPVELHLIEKEIKDSENDENEEESGGQVNINEDETPTNIELEARIVAKRIKELMAHRDYQGSKTEAFKVYDKNIKEYRDVDYKDIVILLRATSAWAPSFLAQLKLENIPVYADTGTGYFSTVEIQVIMSLLQIIDNPRQDIPMLSVLRSPIGGFTSEELGDIRIGQREVSFYEAMVNFVDFKDTRSEDKEDQSGDKKLEIGDKNCDLEDKQLDSLDKKLKRFLKKLDYFRDICTYMPIDEFIWYLYTDTGYYGYIGAMPGGTQRQANLRVLFQRARQYEETSYKGLFNFINFINKLKVSSGDMGSAKTLGENENVVRIMSIHKSKGLEFPVVFLSGMGKNFNLMDINKSILFHYELGYGPDYVDPIRRISYPTVLKQALKKTIKIESLAEEMRVLYVALTRAKEKLIITGSIRNIDKNLSRMSSSLDESSEKLGEYEILKGKSYLDWIIPAVIRHVDGKPLRERIQIGDENLHLLSDPSNFIVRFWNREHIKKDEQLEEETLVSAEERLSILKEKSIYDKLLDDKLSQEELLYQKSSEEKLMSEIEKRLGFVYKYEKSTKMPTVLTVTELKRKFNVELTEIGSGNMYAPRLINKPKFLEEVKGLSPAEKGTAMHSVLQRLDLTKVTTSTEIEAQVQILVEKSLLSKEEGKAVRIDKLGKLFKTLLGQRMIKAYALNQLKREVPFHMEISSTDIDKSLPVEIYGDEQIILQGIIDCYFEENGQIILVDYKTDFVKNGEVNLLIDKYKSQLDYYAKALEVTLKVDVKERYIYSFSSDEAVEVKQ
- the addB gene encoding helicase-exonuclease AddAB subunit AddB → MSLRFIYGGAGRGKSTFCLDDIRRKQKEEIEKPLVLLVPEQFSFQAEKNLIKVVGSTGIKNVQVLSFNRLAYKVFSEVGGITLKPMDTSGKAMLIHSILQKNGEEFKVFKGAARQKGFVDNVASVITEFKKYGISIGDINKVKEDLGSNPLLIDKIIDLSLIYGEFDNILNINYVDPDDDLTRLCSRLDECNIFDGAEFWLDEFTGFTPQQYEVLEKLYKKAKRINITLPLKSSEHSKFMEPSDAFYSIKFTEDKLLSLAQDSGTSIEAPIELQGNKECKFKDNVELSFLENNYFTFPYTPLVKKCENIKIFKALNGYSEVEYVARDILRICRDENIRFNKIAVITRDLPTYEKLVKAVFTEYNIPLFIDKKKDITSNPLIVLITGAIEIFTKNFSYEAMFRYLKTGLLDIKKQHIDILENFIIATGIKGKRKWTEIDLWQEKINYYFRNYYNNDKASEDETEKVESTIKILNETRDKIIIPLLQFKEKLKGGGTVTKICTTLFEFLESINVYKTLEEWIEGFKAEGDQELVTEYSKIWNLVMELLDQMVEVIGKETLSLEDFVKVLSMGFSKHQMGLIPPALDGVTISSVERVKSHDIKALYIIGVNDGVFPKASKEEGIFTDSDRMILKEKGVELANDTKTEVFNEQYLIYATISIPSKYLNITYPIADYEGKTLRASIIITRFKALFKNLIEESNITLSNDGSHNKEKLRNAHEALDRHVLRDFYQVCAKVPTFNDLIFALRRYLEQGCISPLWIAVYKWYQKDPLWREKSNTIFQGFDYKNEVKMLEKEKVKQLYGEKNYFSVSRIEKYEECPFAYFVQYGLKAKERKTFTFSSPDLGSFMHSVLDDFSKLVDKSEIKWADLDRDWCEENIGNIVEKEAETGTSGYILNSTPRYKYFTERLKRVLKKTIYVIVEQMKNSGFEPFGYEVSFGNNEGDYPPIQVDLSTGETVNLVGRIDRVDKLINEGEEFYRIIDYKSGNKDFKLSDVYYGLQIQLLTYLDAMLRNEKALSKESAIPNKSVDEPIFPAGILYFKIDDPVIKAKNNLDEEELEKAIMKALKMKGLLLADTKIIREMDRKIEGASLVVPASIKKNGELGSRSSVATKEQFDMLLNHVKENLIKTCEGMLSGEIDIKPYKKKDITPCSYCEYTAICQFDPTLKENTYKIIKNRKDKEIWELLSNEASEDIKEGGVESYNDKK
- a CDS encoding phospho-sugar mutase; the protein is MTYIKRYEEWVNNKYFDEETREELKSIKNDNKEIEDRFYMDLEFGTAGLRGKLGAGLNRMNIYIISRATQGLADYIKEYGKEYMDRGVAIAYDCRHYSVKFAATAAQVLAANGIKAYLFEELRPTPELSYAVRTLHTAAGIVVTASHNPKEYNGYKVYWEDGAQILSSTAKGITEKIKSITDFSTIKVMDIEEAKKKGLIVILGKTMDDEYMEKVKGLAIRDNIDKDIKIVYTPLNGTGNVPVRRVLKERGFTNIIVVPEQEKPDPDFTTVGYPNPEDVKAFKYARELGKKEGAELLIATDPDCDRLAIMVRDTLGEYVAFNGNQTGAILIKYVIEGMKENGTLPKNAAIVKSLVTGDLGRAIATKYGVETFEVLTGFKNICGKVNDFKKDNSFEFIFGYEESIGYVAGTFVRDKDAVIASMLLCEAAAYYKSKGKTLLDILNEIYVEFGYYRENLISLVLEGIEGQERISRMMVEYRKDYLLTIGSSKLTKFIDYEVEKSYDILNNSEEPSGIEKSNVLKFYFDDDSWYAVRPSGTEPKIKIYMYSKGKTLKAAEDKLVEMEEVIIAKLQSTK
- a CDS encoding late competence development ComFB family protein, encoding MYHLKNFSEVEVNNLLEKILEKYDDICKCEKCKLDIKAIALNSLTTKYTVSEKGELYTSALAEINKQETIDVTTAITKAIEIVSTNPKHLVDF